One segment of Anatilimnocola aggregata DNA contains the following:
- a CDS encoding aminotransferase class I/II-fold pyridoxal phosphate-dependent enzyme yields MHDPLNWLDDELARLAAGGLLRKLAVRSGPQSGLQVILNGESLANFGSNDYLGIAASLSQGNIDDAVRQAGWGAGASPLIIGRGEFHARLEAALAKFEGTAAALLFPTGFAANAGTIAALVGPGDVVFSDALNHASLIDGCRLSGAQVVVYRHCDVAHLRELLAAAPAAKKKLIVTDSLFSMDGDLAPLVYLTELAEQHRAMLMVDEAHATGVFGANGRGVSEHLGVEDAVHIRVGTLSKALGSMGGFVAGQQRLIDWLTNRARTYFFSTACPEAVAAAGLAALSIVQEQPQRRIELLARASQLREQLRAQGWPLPDVGSQIIPLRIGDAEPTMRFAAWLRDQGFFVPGIRPPSVPAGQSLLRLSLTWQHDVGTLSRLLSAVGEGRKRFVKSDYLRGEVGLRISPSPRPYFQKRGEERE; encoded by the coding sequence ATGCACGATCCGCTGAATTGGCTTGACGACGAACTAGCGCGACTCGCTGCGGGTGGACTGCTGCGCAAACTGGCAGTTCGGTCGGGACCGCAGAGTGGCCTGCAGGTGATATTGAACGGGGAGTCGCTAGCCAATTTTGGTTCGAACGATTACTTGGGAATTGCCGCGTCGCTGTCGCAAGGAAATATTGACGACGCCGTTCGCCAGGCAGGTTGGGGCGCGGGAGCGAGTCCGCTGATTATCGGCCGCGGCGAGTTTCATGCGCGGCTTGAAGCAGCACTCGCGAAATTTGAGGGTACCGCAGCGGCGCTCCTCTTTCCCACTGGTTTTGCAGCGAATGCCGGGACCATCGCGGCCCTGGTTGGTCCGGGCGATGTGGTCTTTAGTGACGCGCTGAACCATGCGAGCCTCATCGATGGCTGTCGCCTGTCTGGCGCTCAGGTGGTCGTTTATCGGCACTGCGATGTAGCCCATCTGCGCGAACTGCTCGCTGCGGCACCCGCTGCGAAGAAGAAACTAATCGTCACCGATAGCCTGTTCAGTATGGATGGCGATCTTGCGCCACTTGTTTACCTGACAGAACTAGCCGAGCAACATCGCGCCATGCTCATGGTCGACGAAGCGCATGCGACCGGCGTCTTTGGTGCTAATGGACGCGGTGTGAGTGAACACCTGGGTGTGGAAGACGCCGTGCATATTCGCGTTGGCACGCTCAGCAAAGCGCTGGGGTCGATGGGTGGCTTTGTGGCTGGCCAGCAGCGGCTCATTGATTGGCTCACCAATCGCGCGCGGACTTACTTCTTTTCGACGGCATGTCCTGAAGCGGTTGCGGCAGCGGGTCTTGCCGCCCTGAGCATTGTGCAGGAACAGCCGCAGCGGCGAATCGAGTTACTCGCGCGTGCCAGCCAACTGCGCGAGCAGCTTCGCGCGCAAGGCTGGCCGCTACCGGATGTTGGCAGCCAGATTATTCCGCTGCGCATCGGCGATGCTGAACCAACGATGCGATTTGCTGCCTGGCTCCGCGACCAGGGCTTCTTCGTGCCGGGTATTCGCCCGCCCAGTGTGCCAGCGGGGCAATCGCTCTTGCGGCTCAGCTTGACCTGGCAGCACGATGTTGGGACTCTCTCGCGGTTACTTAGCGCGGTGGGGGAAGGACGAAAGCGGTTTGTTAAGTCCGACTATTTGCGAGGGGAAGTGGGTTTGCGGATCAGCCCCTCTCCCCGGCCGTATTTTCAAAAACGGGGCGAGGAGAGGGAGTAA
- the aroA gene encoding 3-phosphoshikimate 1-carboxyvinyltransferase, whose protein sequence is MSSPDSIAIQTCGPIHGSIRPPGSKSITNRALIIAALAAGKSTLTGALASEDTQVMIESLARLGIGVEESQAGTTLVIHGSGGNIPQRQADLFVGNSGTTVRFLTAMLAACQGTFRLDGIARMRERPIADLLNTLNALGSDATSEQKTGCPPVLIRARGLTGGRANIRGDVSSQFLSALLMAAPYAREAVRVHVDGVLVSQPYVHMTLGLMRAFGVNVDPGDLSQFTIPGAQQYQPREYAIEPDASAASYFWGAAAVTGGEVTVRGLGRAALQGDVDFVDCLEKMGCEVCAQEDSITVVGKPLRGIEVDMNAISDTAQTLGVVALFAKGATTIRGIAHVRHKETDRIGDLARELRKFGAQVDEFDDGMRITPPTSYANFHGAAIATYNDHRMAMSLALTGLNLPGVVIHDPGCTAKTYPHFFSDLTKLIAGGDVGS, encoded by the coding sequence ATGTCTTCGCCCGATTCGATCGCCATTCAGACTTGCGGACCTATTCACGGCAGCATTCGTCCGCCGGGTAGCAAGAGCATCACTAACCGCGCGCTGATCATCGCAGCGCTGGCTGCGGGAAAGTCAACTCTTACCGGCGCGCTGGCCAGCGAAGACACGCAGGTGATGATCGAAAGCCTGGCGCGCCTGGGTATCGGCGTTGAGGAATCGCAAGCTGGCACGACACTCGTGATTCATGGCAGTGGCGGCAACATTCCGCAACGGCAAGCCGACTTGTTCGTGGGTAACAGTGGCACGACGGTCCGCTTTCTCACGGCAATGCTGGCAGCCTGCCAAGGGACGTTTCGGCTCGACGGTATCGCGCGGATGCGCGAGCGGCCGATTGCCGATTTGCTCAACACGCTCAATGCCCTCGGCAGTGACGCCACCAGCGAACAGAAGACCGGTTGTCCCCCGGTGTTGATTCGAGCCCGAGGCTTGACCGGCGGCCGGGCCAACATTCGGGGCGACGTTTCGAGTCAATTCCTCAGCGCGCTTCTCATGGCTGCTCCCTACGCGCGCGAAGCCGTGCGGGTGCATGTCGACGGCGTGCTCGTTTCGCAGCCTTATGTACACATGACCCTGGGGTTGATGCGCGCGTTCGGTGTGAACGTTGATCCGGGCGATTTGTCGCAGTTCACCATTCCCGGCGCTCAGCAGTATCAACCGCGCGAGTACGCTATCGAGCCTGATGCTTCGGCCGCCAGCTATTTTTGGGGCGCGGCAGCAGTGACGGGGGGCGAAGTCACCGTTCGCGGACTCGGCCGCGCTGCTTTGCAGGGAGATGTCGACTTCGTCGATTGCCTTGAAAAAATGGGCTGCGAAGTGTGCGCGCAGGAAGATTCGATCACCGTCGTCGGCAAACCGCTGCGGGGGATTGAGGTCGACATGAACGCCATCAGCGATACCGCGCAAACGCTGGGTGTCGTAGCGCTGTTTGCGAAAGGAGCAACCACCATTCGCGGCATCGCCCACGTGCGGCATAAGGAAACCGATCGCATCGGCGACCTGGCCCGCGAGCTGCGTAAGTTTGGCGCGCAAGTCGATGAATTCGACGATGGAATGCGGATCACTCCGCCAACTTCGTACGCCAATTTTCACGGTGCTGCGATTGCCACTTACAACGACCATCGCATGGCCATGAGTCTGGCGCTGACCGGTTTGAATCTGCCTGGGGTTGTCATTCACGATCCCGGTTGCACGGCCAAGACCTATCCGCATTTCTTCAGCGATCTGACAAAACTGATTGCCGGCGGCGATGTCGGCAGCTGA
- a CDS encoding outer membrane protein assembly factor BamB family protein, whose product MPTKQVFLLGCVLSLFATTTFAADWLQFRGSDNSSVAASAKVPVDFTAEKNVAWKSPLVGKGVSGPIVVGKKVFVTASSGPVVQDRLHVLCFDTDSGKQLWHRQFWATGRCFHHPTSANAAPTPASDGERVFAFFSSNDLICLDLDGNLQWYRGLGYDFPKAGNDVGMSSSPVVAGGAVVVQIENQGDSFAAGLDTLTGETLWRETRKASANWASPALLRDATGKEVVLLQSPGVLTAHEPRSGKQVWKYDAQCSIIPSATAAQDRVFLPAKGLTLLEATATTTSPTVAWESNRLAPGNSSPVIVGDHVYILSKAGVLACGDCKTGEILWQQRLAGTFWATPVVAGEHLYCINQDGKCFAVKLGAEKPEDPPTSELGEQVLGSPAVSSDGLFIRTGQNLWKIAAK is encoded by the coding sequence ATGCCAACGAAACAAGTGTTCCTGCTCGGCTGTGTACTGAGTCTATTTGCCACGACCACCTTCGCTGCCGACTGGTTGCAGTTTCGCGGCAGCGATAACAGCAGCGTAGCTGCGTCGGCCAAAGTGCCGGTCGATTTCACTGCCGAAAAGAACGTCGCCTGGAAGTCGCCGCTGGTTGGCAAGGGAGTTTCCGGGCCGATCGTCGTGGGGAAGAAGGTTTTCGTTACTGCCAGCTCGGGTCCCGTCGTGCAAGATCGGCTGCACGTGCTGTGCTTCGATACCGACAGCGGCAAGCAATTGTGGCACCGTCAATTCTGGGCCACCGGTCGCTGCTTTCATCATCCCACGAGTGCTAATGCCGCGCCGACACCAGCCAGCGATGGCGAGCGGGTCTTCGCGTTCTTCTCTTCGAACGATTTGATCTGCCTCGATCTCGATGGCAACTTGCAGTGGTATCGCGGTCTCGGTTACGACTTTCCCAAAGCGGGCAACGATGTGGGGATGTCGAGCTCGCCCGTCGTCGCTGGCGGAGCAGTCGTTGTACAAATTGAAAATCAAGGCGATTCGTTCGCTGCAGGGCTAGATACGTTGACCGGTGAAACGCTCTGGCGAGAAACTCGCAAGGCATCTGCCAACTGGGCTTCGCCCGCATTGCTGCGCGATGCTACCGGCAAGGAAGTGGTTCTGCTGCAATCACCAGGAGTCCTTACCGCGCATGAGCCACGCTCGGGCAAGCAGGTGTGGAAATACGATGCGCAGTGCTCGATCATTCCTTCCGCCACCGCTGCGCAGGATCGCGTTTTTCTGCCGGCCAAAGGACTGACTCTGCTCGAAGCGACAGCCACGACGACCAGCCCGACGGTCGCCTGGGAATCGAATCGCCTCGCCCCGGGTAATTCGAGCCCGGTGATTGTGGGCGACCACGTTTACATCTTGTCGAAGGCCGGCGTGCTCGCCTGCGGCGATTGCAAGACGGGTGAAATCCTGTGGCAACAGCGATTGGCCGGTACGTTCTGGGCAACCCCCGTAGTGGCTGGCGAGCACTTGTACTGTATCAATCAAGATGGCAAATGTTTTGCCGTGAAGCTGGGTGCGGAGAAGCCCGAGGACCCGCCGACCAGCGAACTGGGCGAGCAAGTGCTGGGTTCTCCAGCCGTCAGCAGTGATGGCTTGTTTATTCGGACTGGTCAGAACTTGTGGAAAATCGCTGCTAAATAG
- a CDS encoding DUF1559 domain-containing protein: MKLRDMNQYRRGFTLVELLVVIAIIGVLVALLLPAVQAAREAARRMQCSNNQKQLALAMHNYHDTYGKLPWAMSQGFGFTYHAHVYPFMEQTPLYNIIQFQESGSGHDNTPNSSFSVLAKTVVKTLKCPSEKIGYTWAPPINGLSNRAVGSYVGCVGSDVTKDVTQAQGTIDVRSGNGMLLVYHMASDVNKNGPFRFAEISDGLSNTFMGGESPFSVTGVCTICDRMYGYSYDGDAANAASGNNDFSEVVCSTYYRMNQSMKRGSISGDERELSFGSYHPGGCVMQMGDGSIRFVAENIDLPTWQAAGSRNGGETLQVP, encoded by the coding sequence ATGAAGTTGCGAGACATGAATCAATACCGGCGAGGTTTCACGCTCGTCGAATTGCTGGTGGTGATTGCAATCATCGGCGTGCTGGTCGCCCTTCTTTTGCCAGCCGTGCAAGCCGCCCGCGAGGCTGCCCGCCGAATGCAGTGCAGCAACAATCAAAAGCAACTCGCGCTGGCCATGCACAACTATCACGACACCTACGGCAAGCTGCCGTGGGCCATGTCTCAGGGATTCGGGTTCACCTATCACGCTCACGTCTATCCATTTATGGAGCAGACGCCACTTTACAACATCATCCAGTTTCAAGAGTCGGGATCGGGGCACGACAACACGCCCAACAGTTCCTTCTCAGTGCTTGCAAAAACCGTCGTCAAAACGCTGAAGTGCCCCTCCGAAAAGATTGGCTACACTTGGGCCCCGCCCATCAATGGCCTGTCGAATCGCGCAGTCGGCAGCTATGTCGGCTGCGTGGGTTCGGACGTCACCAAAGATGTGACTCAGGCTCAAGGAACAATCGACGTTCGTAGTGGCAATGGCATGTTGCTGGTTTACCACATGGCTTCGGACGTCAACAAGAATGGCCCCTTCCGCTTTGCCGAAATTAGCGATGGCTTGTCCAACACTTTCATGGGCGGTGAGTCTCCTTTCTCGGTGACGGGAGTCTGTACCATCTGCGATCGCATGTATGGCTACAGCTATGACGGGGACGCCGCCAACGCCGCGTCTGGTAACAACGATTTTTCGGAAGTCGTCTGCTCGACCTACTATCGCATGAACCAGTCGATGAAGCGTGGATCGATAAGTGGCGACGAACGAGAGCTGTCGTTCGGCAGTTACCATCCGGGCGGCTGTGTGATGCAAATGGGGGACGGCTCCATTCGGTTTGTGGCAGAGAACATCGACCTGCCCACCTGGCAAGCTGCCGGCTCGCGTAACGGGGGCGAAACGCTGCAAGTCCCTTAG